The Triticum urartu cultivar G1812 chromosome 6, Tu2.1, whole genome shotgun sequence genome includes the window TATCCCATCTATCGTATTTTTAtcacgtctgtttgccaatttctggcgtcgttaccggaaagggattgacaaaccctttaacacgtcgggttgcaagtatttgttatttgtgtgcaggtgttgtttacgtagtgttgcttggttctcctactggttcgataaccttggtctcatcactgagggaaatacctaccgtcgttgtgctgcatcatcccttcctctttggggaaataccgacgtaatTCTAGCAGACATCAGCGCACCCctagggcttgtgggccccctagcTAGCAGgtctccggtgcccatcttctgctatatggaggcttttgacctggaaaaaatcataagaaagcttttcggacgaagcgccgccatctcgaggcggaacctagGCAGAAGCAATCAAGGGCTCCGACGGAGCCGTTCTGCCAAGGAAACTTCCCTCTCGAAGGGGGAAATCGAAggcatcgtcatcaccaacgatcctctcatcaagAGGAGGTCAATATCCATCAATTATGTGAATGTCGATTACATGTGACTTCACCAcgatttgggcctaggggaaggcattgggacgtaataagtagatgatgggttgctagagtgacataagcttaaaccctagtttatgcgttgctttgtaaggggctgatttggatccacatgtttcatgctacggttagatttatcttaattcttctttcgtagttgtggatgcttgcgagaggggttcatcataagtgggaggcttgtccaagtaaggacagcacccaagcaccggtccacccacatatcaaattatcaaagtaacgaacgcgaatcatatgagcatgatgaaaactaacttgacaataattcccatgtatcctcgggagcgctttgctttatataagagtttgtccaggcttgtcctttgctacaaaaaggattgggccacattgctgcaccttagttacacttgtcacttgttacccgttacgaattataTTATCATAAAACTAtttattaccgataatttcagtgcttgcggcgaataccttactgaaaaccgcttgtcatttccttcagctcctcgttgggttcaacactcttacttatcgaaaggactacgatagatcccctatacttgtgggtcatcattgaGCTCCTTAACGACATGGAGTAGAATAGTGTTTTAATACAAAGAATTGATACCAATATGAGGATTTGATACAAAGAATTGATACCAATATGAGGATTcgatacaaagattgaacacaaaagatgaactagggttttgatatgagatggtgctattgaagatgttggtgaagattgaCCCTCCCACggtgagagggttgttggtgatgacgatggcctCGATTCCCCCCTCCCTGAGGGAAGTATCCCTGGCGGAATATCTCTGTtggagagcaaaagtgctcctactCAAGTTCCgtctcgagacggcggcgctccctcacgaaagtcctccccttattttttttTCTTGGGAAATTGCCTTATATaacaaaagatgggcaccggaggctgGCCAGGGGCCCCACTACCCACTAGGACGCACCAGGGGGGttaggcgcgccctggtgcctagtgagcacctgggtggccccctctggtatttaTTTTCTCCAATAATTTTTATATATTGCAAAATGAATCTCCGTAAAAATTTAGTACATTTGGAGATGTACAGAATAGGTATCtctgacatagctttttcaggtctagatttccagctgccggtattctccctctttgtgtaaacctttcatattatgagagaaaaggcattagaattactccacaAAGTGTTATATTGATTAAAAACACCATAAATAACACTaaaaaaacatgatgcaaaatggacgtatcaacccTTTCTTTTCATTTATGTTAATTGATATCCCTCGGATTGCAAGCAAATGTGTCGCTTTGTTCAGTCACTTGTGAACCCGTATCGAACCTATCGATATCTTGAATTTCCTTTCTTGTTGAACTCTAGTAGTAAGACTCTAAGGGCCTCAGTTTAAGGACCAACAAGCGCTTGTTTTCTAAAAGAAACATAATCTTATGCCCGAGCTGAAACGGTAAGTTCTCGGATTAAATTAAATTGGATTGCTAAGAAATCACCAAGCAAGAAAACGAAATCACTAAATCAGTGGCCACCTTACATGTCATAACCCAAATACATGACAAATACTTCTTTGCAACCAGAACCAAATACAATATACCATATGAATAGAGTTTAGCGAAGTTAACAGGCACGTTCATCCCTAGAAGATCAACACATGCTAATGGACGGTGCTAGAATCAGCAAGTTTTCAACCACCACATCTGTGCACAACAAATTTGAAATCCACCAAAAATTGAGGCGCAGATGGTGTCCCATGAATAAGTTTCACGATAATTTATACGGAGATACATTTTCGAGTCGACCAAAACGAATTTCCTATGTATTTCACGAGCCTCTAGTCTTTACCCATTTCGAAAGGAGCGAACTTTCACTAGCAATACAAATTTGCATGAATGGCCAGGCAGTCCTAATAGTGCCAGTGAGTACTGTCCAACAAACTAATTGCAGTTTCTAATAATATTTGTTCATGCGTCTATTGAGAGTGAGTTTCTTCACATCAGGTATTGCATCTTTTGCTGAAACAGTTTATCAACCACAATGTTGTAGGCCTTTTCGGTAGGATGGAAGCTGTCCCAGAAAATGAAATCATAAGCATTCGGGCATGCAGGGTGATTTTTAATGAATATTGCTGCATTTAGCATTGTGCTACCACAACATCCTTCGGTTACCTCCTTGAAACCTATATTACAGTCAGTTTCAAAAATATTAGTATCAAATAACTATGAATTTATTATGACAACATGTCCATCGGCATGTATTTATACACACTATATAAAGCCAAATATTCCTGAACAAAGTATACAAACTAATGTAAACATTTATGTGTACCATGTTAGTTCACTACACAGTTCTGGTTACTTCAATTTTCCTGTGGTATTGTAAGATTGATGACATGTTAGAGGTTAATGTTTCTCACTGTTATTTGTTAATATGTCTATAGCAGATATACTCTACAGTAATGATTGATGGTATGCTCTGAAATAGCAACCGAGTATACAATGTGCACTCACCATAAAAATCAGATTGTTGAATGAGATCAAGCAAATTGTAGTATATATCAAGATAAATAAACTTCGAGCCTTGAACATTTTGTTCTGCATCTAGCCGTTGTATTTCCTTTTCTATTTCAGAATTAAACAGATTTGCTGCTTGATTCCTCATGGGCTCACATTCTCTTGATCCAAGTTCTCTTTGCGAGGGACAACATCCAATTGGTGCAATGCCAATTAATGCAATCTTCTTTGCACCCATTTCATTTAATTTCTGTATGGAAGAGTATATATGAGTGTACTAAATTTTACAAGTAGCAGGTCGACTGCTCAAATGCCAATTAAACAGCAGATATATGTTGGATGCAAAAAAAATTGGCGATTATAAGCACCATGGTCATTATAAAATATCCCTATGTTGAAACTTTGTCAAGAGAAGTAGATGGTAGAAAAATTTCAGCAATGTACTAAATTTACAAACACTTATATTTGTAACCGACTAAAGGAAACTACTTGATGAAGTAGGAAGGGATGGTTTGTCGTTTTTGAGTTCGAGTGAAATATGTGAAACTTCAAAATGTCGAAGAACTAAATGAACACTAGAACTTTGTGCAAAATGAGAGAGTCAAATAAGATTTCGTATTTACTACTAAAAGGTTTAGAGTTTCAATAAATACTCTTACCATGGTAAAGTTGACAGCAGAAGAGACAAGAAATTTCACGTAAGAAGGAAGGTCATATTGATGGCGCCTCAAAGGAATTGTAAAATAGTTATTTGCAAGGTCATTTGCCCCCATGACAGTGAAGTATATGCCTTCGGAGATTACACGTGTCATCTCCTCTTCTCCGACTAAGGCTCTTAGTCGCTCCTTATATTCAAGGAATAGTTCAAGTTGCCCAGTACTTGATGTAGCAGCCTGAAGCATAGGAAATTAGCATTTGCAAACTCTAGTAGTAACAATCTTAGCTTCGGGTGAAAGCAAAGTGAAATATACTTGACGAGAACTATATTGTGAGATGCATGTGACATATTTTGTTACCGAGGGTATCGAAGTTAGAGGATCGTATCCACTGCCACCAGAAGCAAAGACGACACCAGTGAGTAGCTCACTTAGTGGAAGATCATTTCCGAGGTAGGGTGGTAATAGTTCCTTAATTCCCAGCCTAGAAACTGCTTGATCAAGAAAAATGTCACCAACAGTGGATATTCAAGTTTTCACCTGGTGTAAACTAGCCATTAAAGAGTTTAAACTTGAAAAGAACTCATAGTTTTTTAAGAAGTAGTAATTGATCATTTTAAGTAGTATAGTACTGTTTAGACGCGTGTTGATGAATGCCCGCAGGATGGTGATGATGTCtagcgtcgtggtggcgtcgacggcagTTGGGCCTGGCAAGATCAATGCATTGATCTCTCCCGAAGTTGCCACGACAAAAGATGGTGGCGGTGGATTCTAGAGCTTGCACATGTGATGCTCGCTAAGGGTCTTCTAGATTGGTTGGTGCTCTTGCTCACCATGGGGCGGCTTGGTGATACCGCCGAATTAGATGGTATGCGTGTTGTGATACCAGAACATCATCAAACTTGTAACGGTAGCGACATAAATTGTCAAAAATATAACTTTGGATTGATCTAATGTATTTGTTTTGTCAGACTGTATTGAATAATTTAATAAACATGACCATTGCTTGATCCAAAGGTGGATAatctttttgaaaaaaaaatagtACTGTTTGGTCGTGGTTCTTCTGTCACGTGATCAATTATTGGTTATTGCTCGACATGCAAGTTAATTGTGCAACATATCAAGCCGTCCCCATGATGGAGTACGTGAATTCGAAATTGATGTTGATAGAGCCATGATGGAGTACTTGGTTGTGCTTGTGCATTAAATGGAGGAGGCAGAAAAAAAAATGCACGACGGATGGAAAGCAAGCTGACGGGCCAGTACGACTGAACTGTATGCATTTCATTAGCAGCTCCTATGTACATGCACAGTGTTCTCATCTGGACCCCAAAATGTCTCCTGCAACAATACTACAACAATAGTGGTGCGAAGACTTCAAAGTTGCTGCCGACGTACGAAACTTGCTACTCCCCCCGAAAGGAAAATGACAATGCTAGCCGTTTGGCTCCAAATTTAAGTTTGCCCCATCTGATCTTAGGCACGTCACAATTTTTTAGGTACTCCCTCAGTCctaaaataagtttct containing:
- the LOC125515158 gene encoding GDSL esterase/lipase EXL1-like, with protein sequence MVSLYRGLLLVLMALLPSAHGAAAMTRSKISAAFMFGDSIVDPGNNNDRLTEAKANFPPYGQDFPGGVATGRFSNGKVPGDMLVSRLGIKELLPPYLGNDLPLSELLTGVVFASGGSGYDPLTSIPSAATSSTGQLELFLEYKERLRALVGEEEMTRVISEGIYFTVMGANDLANNYFTIPLRRHQYDLPSYVKFLVSSAVNFTMKLNEMGAKKIALIGIAPIGCCPSQRELGSRECEPMRNQAANLFNSEIEKEIQRLDAEQNVQGSKFIYLDIYYNLLDLIQQSDFYGFKEVTEGCCGSTMLNAAIFIKNHPACPNAYDFIFWDSFHPTEKAYNIVVDKLFQQKMQYLM